A window of the Methanoregula sp. genome harbors these coding sequences:
- a CDS encoding chemotaxis protein CheC, giving the protein MKLSTVQADAIQELGNIGAAHAATTLSQMLSSPVSMSVPAIKTIDLAELGNHIGDESAAMVVFELQGEIQHGGYIIFYITKESAIRLTNTMLGMTEMDRELNEMDQSALLEVGNIMVSAFLDATAELLGFIMLPSPPALSIDMAHAAMESLIAQLGDDVDEVLLFSTELICEEHKIDSDIIMLPEISTLKRITELLEEMMKAT; this is encoded by the coding sequence ATGAAATTATCAACAGTGCAGGCAGATGCGATTCAGGAACTGGGAAATATTGGTGCTGCCCATGCAGCAACAACGTTATCACAGATGCTTTCGAGCCCTGTTTCGATGAGCGTCCCGGCAATAAAGACGATTGACCTTGCCGAACTCGGAAACCATATTGGCGACGAGTCTGCCGCAATGGTTGTATTCGAACTTCAGGGGGAGATCCAGCATGGCGGATATATTATTTTTTATATCACCAAGGAATCTGCCATCCGACTAACCAACACTATGCTGGGAATGACCGAAATGGATCGTGAATTAAATGAGATGGACCAGAGTGCCCTTCTCGAAGTTGGCAACATTATGGTCTCTGCATTCCTCGATGCCACCGCAGAGCTTCTCGGTTTTATCATGCTGCCGTCACCGCCTGCTCTCAGTATCGATATGGCACATGCCGCAATGGAGTCGCTCATTGCCCAGTTAGGAGATGACGTGGACGAAGTTTTACTCTTCTCAACAGAGCTGATTTGTGAAGAGCACAAGATTGACAGTGATATCATCATGCTGCCAGAGATTAGTACATTAAAAAGAATTACTGAACTCCTTGAAGAGATGATG